From Camelina sativa cultivar DH55 chromosome 5, Cs, whole genome shotgun sequence:
ACATAAGAAAAGTTGTGAAATTCCACAAGAAACAGACACAGAGATTTGATTATTAGAGAAGAGGTGGCCAAGCTCATAGATGTGATGAAAGTTGATTAGTAGCCAATGCCATTCAAGAAGATGCTGCAACTAAAGGCATCTGAGTTACCCAATCAAATTTCTCGCAGCTGTGTTTGCGAGAAGCTTTCTTCTTGTCTTTGCTGCTGCTGCCACCACGCGAGGAAGAGTTGTCTTTGCCCTTCTGTCCTTTCTTTCCGGTCTTCTTGTGGTTGTCTTTGCTCTTGGGTTTCTGCTGctgtttcttgattcttgtgTGGGAGGCTATCGAGGGAGGAGGATCATACACATCAGCAGCCCATGAAACACTCGTCTTCTTCAGTGACAAGCCATGCTTCTCTCGACTGCCTTTTATGGCTGGTATGAGAACAACTGGTGGTGTCTGTTGCAATTCAAGAAACAGGCAGGTGAGAAACAATCAGCATAGAGCAGGGAATACACAGCCTTGGATTGAGAGATATGAAAAAGGATCTCACTAGGAAACCAATCTGACCGACAACAGCCAATTTGCGAGGACTCTAAAACTCTTACTAAAGTACAAACTACGGAACTCCAGAACACTAATTTCTTGACTCAATTTTTTTCCATGCTTGGACTATATATCGATACTCTTTGATTCTTTCAAAAACTTGCTGGACTGGTACAGGAAAACCAAGCAACCACACATAGGAAATATCAATGACCCACGATAGCCTAGGCAAAACAAGTAACTAAAAAACTGGCACCCAACTTGTACTCTGGTAAATAGACCAGAAACAGCCAAATCAAAGAATACAAATAGATAGTTAACCAGAATGAATGCTGAGTAACACAGGCTGACTTACAGTTGTAAGGTTATCATCcttgtcttcatcatcatcagaagagtTGGGACTTAAAGTGGATTTGATGAAATCCTTATCATCAGTAGTTTCTTCATTCACAGTTTGGTGTATATAACCAGTTTCATCTCCTCCATCAGACTCCTGAGAATCTTCAGATCCAGTAAACGAGGTATGCTTGGAGCCTTTAGAACAACATTGTGTGGAACTCGAAGCCGAGATCTCAAAGCTTGCATCTTTGAAATCCAACTTACCACAAACAGAGCTCATATCCAACTAAAAGCTGAAGATAGTCAcacaaacaaattcaaaagcATAAGATTAGTCACAGCacaaacaaatttaaagttATTATAAACCAAATGCTCACACATATGAAACAAAGAGTCATTCTTAAATCCCATTCACTCTACTTGCATGAATTTGAAACCTAATCTATGAAACAACAActccaaattgaaaaaaaaaataaagcttgaGGCAAAAAAAATCACCTTTTTGGGTTGCAAATGGAGCACCGCCAAAAATGAAAACACCAGAGATGGATCAAAGATTTTTTATCCGACCGAGCTAGGAAAATCTCAAGAACGAGacgaagacgagagagagagagaaaagggtaaaaagaagagaggagagaggggGAAGAAGGGAATCAGAAATGTTAACTAAGATTACCACGCCAATCACACTTTTCAAAAGGTTTAGAACGATTAGAAGAACTCAAACCAGAATGATAAGGAGTCAACGAAGGTGtcaaagaaaggagaagaagaagcttagaGGGCACCGAAGGCATTCTTTATCTTATGCTCTTCGAAACCCTAGCACCgcaaaaaaaccctagttctccAATTTCGAAATCCAATGAAAAATCTTCAGAGAGATCTCAGAAAACTTTTGATGCAGATAGAACAAAAAAGAGAATAgatatacccaaaaaaaaaccttaaaatcgGATCATGGAGAGAAAGTAAAACCAGAGAATTAAGGAGAAGAATTAATTATATCCACAACGAATCTCACGCGTGAGGAGGAAGATaataataaggaaaaaaaaaagctaatttgagaagaagaagacgaacaacaaggaagaagaagaagaagaagacgaagaaatgATTGATGAcgtttttaaacaaaaataaatcgacGGTGATAGATGTGGCGGCCTACCCTACAGATAGATTCATGACCGTACACGTGTTCCTCTTATCTTTTTAAGACTTTTCTTTATTGGGCCTTGATTGGGTCTAAAACGGGCTAATAAACTGCtatttaaggaaataaattacACCGAACAAAATCTACCTAATTATTATTAGGTCGGTCTTAACTCTTTAACAATATAGCGTCTCACACGTCATGACTCAACGACCTGTTGGTATAAATGACGATATGTAACAAGTTTGATAtgaattgaaagagaaaaagaatttgataaacgaatcaaaagttcaaaactaaGGTCTTATTTATCCGTAActtatgaaaaaatatataaaacgttTAGTTTTTGCGAACATTGTGTAGTGAAATAGTAGCGTTTTAGTTTTTATgacaatatttttgatattcaTCGTGCTCAGTCTCCAATTATGGTTTGGTTACCGTCCCGCTTAGAAGATCTATACATGCGGCCACTCTCTTCTCCTCATGTATCATCAAAGAATTGCGAACTGAAACATATATAACGACTGGAACATATATAATctattgtaagtttgtaacagATTCCCTCCATGGCTCCATTTCCATAACATAGCTGTCTCAGCATCAGTTTTATTTGTCATCCACATCTCTCTATTTCCAATGTTTGAAAGTTCTGATATTAACACTGAGAGTTTATTCAATCATCACTAACAACGGATAGAACCATCTTACCAGAATTCAGAATTGGCACAAGGCATAAACATTTAGATCTTGGAAGGCACAAACGTCTAAATATAATCTCTCCGTCGTAAGATCAAAGCGGAGTAACAAATTTGTTTCTTCATATGGTCTAAAGCAATGTAGTCGTATGTATATATTTCCCTTCAAAAACACACCCTGCAGTTTTGGTTCTATGATGCAGTCTGAGAGTATGATTTCAAACCAAGCAACATGGTCATGGTGGTTGAGTTTGTAACGACCCTAATACCTCAAAGATTTCATATCTACGGTAAGATATGTTACTTTGATATCCTATAGCAAAATCACTATAGTCTATCGTCATTGCCTCATTGGGgactaaataagtaaatatcaATTATTGAGAGGATGAATAACCAAATAATCCATCAAATTCCGGAAAAAGATCCAACGAAATCGAGTCTAAACCAAACAATTAAACCGGAAATATacagaaaaccctaattaactGGTGAATTTGGTAACCGCCTTGGTGCCTTCAGAAACAGCATGCTTAGAGAGTTCACCAGGCAAGACAAGTCTCACGGCGGTTTGAATCTCCCTAGACGTAATCGTCGGCTTCTTGTTATACCTAGCGAGCTTAGACGATTCCTGAGCGAGTTTCTCGAAGATGTCGTTGATGAAACTGTTCATAATCCCCATAGCTTTCCCAGAGATCCCGATATCTGGATGGACTTGTTTCAGTACCTTGAAGATGTAGATCTTGTATGTCTCCACGCTCTTCttcgctttcttcttcttcttctcgcttcctcctcctcctcctacttcTTTGCTGATCTTCTTCTCCGCCTTTGGTAGTTTCTCCGCCGCCGGTGCTTTCCCGGCTGGTTTCTTCTCCGCTCCTTTCGGTGCCATCACAGATGTTGATGAAAtcgatgtgttttgtttttcagagGATTTTGAGAGACGgcgttgatgatgatgaatgatctgAGAAGGAGAAATCAGATTTgttgtttattatatagagaGTAGTGGTTGCTTGTAATTGGTTTCTGTGTTTTTACTAGGATTGATGACGTGGCATTGAAAAATAAACGGTTGAGATTACATAGGTTCTCTTTCCATCTGAGGGCATCGCTTCTCTTATTGGGTCGGATCTGAAAGTTTACTTAAGGCCCAATCGTTTGCTTTTACCGTTTCCAGGTTAGCTAAATGAGTCAAGCCTAAGGCCCAGTACTAGTTGGGTGTTAACAACAACCAGTCGTCGTTTGCACTAGTTGGCCTGGCCACTAATACCCGTTATCCGTATTCGATCCGTTACTTGATTTATACTCGTCCCGAAAAAGAGTAATCCACACTTTCATGATCGAGTGAAaggtattatatttatattacaacgaGTATAGAAtaatagtttagttttcaatatctGTCATGTTATTTGTCCCTTTACCCATTAGACCCGTAAATAccctttaatattttgtattattatttattattaatttataaatctatTATAGTGTTAAAGTTAAAGCCTAAGTTCAACTTAGTCAAACTGAAATGATATATACGACGCCCaattgaattaatatattattattttttttaagtttgtaattttataatttttggaactatatgttgcatacatttatgaatttttcattttttggagtttggaatatgaaattattattgcgattattgacaatttttttatcGGGTACTCGTTTTTCTGGATAAAAGTAAAGGGTCGGATATTTAAAAggtcaattatttttttatcggGTACCCATTATTTAAGGTTCGAGTAcgagtaatttttttctattacccgTTAGGATCGGATCGGgtaaaaatatgagaaaattcAAGAGTACCAGTCCCGTGCCCAGCCCTAGTTTGTAGTATGGAAAGCTACACTATACAGGTAACCTTAAATCAAGCTATCACGAACAAGATCCAACGGTCTAGATCAATCCTAATGGTTGAAGATTAGTTTGAAACTTTGTCTATGGGATACGTTGTATGAGTTCCTTTTGTTAACCCGGTCTATGTCTATTGTCTCACTCAGTCGAAATTGGGGTTTGACAGTATTAATATCAAGATATGGAACACTGAGCTGGTGATGGATGACAAGAGAATGAAGCTGCAAATTTGGGATAATTCACAAACAGGGGTTTGTTTCTGAGATATTCTCTGAAAGAATCATCTTGTCCCCCTTTTgcttgtttattatttttctgatgTAATGTGTGAATGTATTCTCCTTCTTTATTTATGGTGGGAATATAGAAATATCGCTTAAGTGGTTTAATCTTATTGCAACATACTTATGGGGAGAGCCATCAGCCATGGGGGCATTTTACAGATTAAATCATCTTTTCAGTAGTAAATATTATCTTTACTCTTAGTAGATCACGTTTTTTTTAAGTTCGATTTCTGTTATAAATCTATACTTATTAACTATGATTAGACATCAGGAATCAGATCCCCTAACATAACGTTTGAGCAAAGACCATGTCAACAAGATTCTAGTGGGGAACAAAGCTGGTTTTGGATTACAAGCATAAGAGTATCTCTACCTTCTCCTTCCATGCATGGtctagtattttaattttctccTCCTTATTTTTCACGTGATTTTGTATTTCGTTTTTTAAAGCCGTCacttcattttttatttccatGATGTGCCAAATTTTCCAAGGGCCAAGTTCTTACTGATGAATATGGAATCAAGTTCTTTTTAGACCCTATGTCATGGCTCTGGCTATTGTTATTGTTTTCAAGATATACACTaacgttgattttttttcattggcTGATGATTTATGGACTTACAAAGTGCCACGACTAGTTTGAATGTGAAGGAACACAAACATGAACATTGTTTTCCGTTAgcgacttatatatatatatatgtgtatgttgAATGTAGTAAAATAACATATCCAAGGTACAGAAAGGTAAAATACTCTGTTTCCAAGGGTTAGTTGACCATCTGAGCAAAGATTAGTCCATGCATTACCCTAATCCTAATTCATTGTAGACTCCAACATCGATCAGACAATCTATTTGTCGTGCATGATGATTGTTTTGATCCTAACACGACCTATCTTCTGGCTTGAAATTTCTCCAAGCTACTCGAAATGATCAGGCTTCTGGAGAGTAATTACTCTTTATAGTAGTGTTACCCAAGCTACGCGAAAATCAGCATGTTGCGGTTCTTAAAACGTGTTAAACGTAAGGtaaggagaagaaacaaaggcATGCAccaccatttctttttttgttatctatgATATAGTCTTCTTTATTTCCTTCTTTAGCCTTCGTCCATAATGTTTATGGAGTGACATATCATCTACATACAATATTTTGTAAACCGTACCTAATGATTCAAAGAcaatcaaaaagagaagaaaaaaacacaagttaGGATTGTTGAAACTTCTTTCGGTATGTGATTGGAAATTATTTGCAAGTCTTTAGATATGTAAAGGGTtcgcttttgctttttttttgccaCAATGGAGATGCCTATTGTCTGCTTTCTAGTTCTCATCAGATCAAGACTGATTTGGATCTTATAGTGTAACTTTCACTCCTAATTCTCCTTTATTTTTGTAGATATTAGTAAAAGCAAGCCAAATCCAGATGATCATAATTTGCTATCAAACAATATCCatttttt
This genomic window contains:
- the LOC104785761 gene encoding uncharacterized protein LOC104785761; this translates as MSSVCGKLDFKDASFEISASSSTQCCSKGSKHTSFTGSEDSQESDGGDETGYIHQTVNEETTDDKDFIKSTLSPNSSDDDEDKDDNLTTTPPVVLIPAIKGSREKHGLSLKKTSVSWAADVYDPPPSIASHTRIKKQQQKPKSKDNHKKTGKKGQKGKDNSSSRGGSSSKDKKKASRKHSCEKFDWVTQMPLVAASS
- the LOC104785763 gene encoding histone H2B.8-like → MAPKGAEKKPAGKAPAAEKLPKAEKKISKEVGGGGGSEKKKKKAKKSVETYKIYIFKVLKQVHPDIGISGKAMGIMNSFINDIFEKLAQESSKLARYNKKPTITSREIQTAVRLVLPGELSKHAVSEGTKAVTKFTS